A window of the Motacilla alba alba isolate MOTALB_02 chromosome 26, Motacilla_alba_V1.0_pri, whole genome shotgun sequence genome harbors these coding sequences:
- the IP6K3 gene encoding inositol hexakisphosphate kinase 3, producing MPKRSLIPPSGAAARSSEKPGPGSPRRTPAAPDSISERPAWRKTQRGGNTRAGEKRPSPARASPCFPAPCAAAAEGFGAPRAVPGTMVGQSPLGPAEPRAAVLLQPFVHQVGGHTSMLTYDEHTVCKPLVSQELSFYESLPLAMRQFTPQYKGIVSVHLKKDSLGNLTLIASPGLGQPDSCSRLDSAGGDPAVTLWHKCKWSHSQVTKTFKDSCPGKMLLRTDLQYHTDSLLEDANGKQPERKSYNPWGLHCHRQHLNRMSSKHNENKLHQFLLLENVVSKYSYPCILDLKMGTRQHGDDASEEKKARHIKKCEQSTSASLGVRICGMQVYQADTGHFLCKDKYYGRKLSPEGFRQTLRQFLCNGNQLRTDLLEPIILRLKALLAVIRKQSSYRFYSSSLLIIYDGQEHKESADQHLPFPKTHGTNPCRVDVRMIDFAHTTFKGSKSNPNPTPYDGPDHGYIFGLENLIKILQSLLEGK from the exons ATGCCCAAACGTTCCCTCATtcctccctctggagctgcagcgAGAAGCAGCGAGAAGCCCGGCCCAGGCAGCCCCCGGCGGacacctgcagccccag ATTCCATTAGTGAAAGGCCAGCGTGGAGGAAAACCCAGCGTGGGGGGAACACCAGAGCGGGTGAAAAgcggcccagccctgcccgtgccAGCCCGTGTTTCCCAGCTccgtgtgctgctgctgctgaagggttTGGAGCCCCCCGGGCTGTGCCTGGCACCATGGTGGGTCAGAGCCCTCTGGGCCCTGCCGAGCCCAGGGCcgctgtgctcctgcagcccttcgTGCACCAGGTTGGTGGCCACACCAGCATGCTGACCTACGACGAGCACACCGTCTGCAAGCCCCTGGTGTCGCAGGAGCTGAGCTTCTACGAGTCCCTGCCGCTGGCCATGAGGCAGTTCACGCCTCAGTACAAAG GCATTGTGTCCGTGCACCTCAAGAAGGACAGCCTGGGCAACCTGACCCTGATTGCGAGCCCTGGCCTGGGCCAGCCGGACAGCTGCAGCCGCCTGGACAGCGCCGGCGGGGACCCCGCCGTCACCTTGTGGCACAAATGCAAGTGGAGCCACTCCCAGGTCACCAAGACCTTCAAAGACAG CTGCCCTGGCAAGATGCTTTTGAGGACAGACCTTCAGTACCACACAGATTCCCTTCTGGAGGATGCAAATGGGAAGCAGCCAGAAAGGAAGAGCTACAACCCCTGGGGACTGCACTGTCACCGGCAGCACCTGAACCGCATGTCCTCCAAGCACAACGAGAACAAACTTCATC AGTTTCTCCTGCTGGAAAACGTGGTGTCCAAGTACAGCTACCCCTGCATCCTGGACCTGAAGATGGGCACTCGGCAGCACGGGGACGACGCCTCGGAGGAGAAGAAAGCCCGGCACATCAAGAAGTGTGAGCAGAGCACCTCGGCGTCGCTGGGCGTGCGCATCTGTGGGATGCAG gTTTACCAGGCAGACACCGGCCATTTCTTGTGCAAAGACAAATACTACGGGAGGAAGCTCTCCCCGGAGGGATTCCGGCAGACCCTGCGGCAGTTCCTGTGCAACGGGAACCAGCTGAGGACCGACCTGCTGGAGCCCATCATCCTGCGGCTCAAGGCCCTGCTGGCGGTGATCAGGAAGCAAAGCTCCTACAGGTTCTactccagctccctcctcatCATTTACGACGGGCAGGAGCACAAGGAGAGTGCGGATCAACACCTCCCCTTCCCAAAAACTCACGGCACGAACCCCTGCAGGGTGGATGTGAGGATGATAGACTTTGCCCACACCACCTTCAAAGGCTCCAAGAGCAACCCCAACCCCACCCCGTACGATGGGCCGGACCACGGCTACATTTTTGGCTTGGAGAACCTAATCAAAATCCTTCAGAGCCTGTTGGAAGGGAAGTGA